A DNA window from Staphylococcus warneri contains the following coding sequences:
- the mnhE2 gene encoding Na+/H+ antiporter Mnh2 subunit E, producing MNQVVLNIVIAFLWVLFQDEDEFKFTTFFSGYLIGVIVIYILHRFFGQEFYLRKIWVAVKFLVVYLYQLITSSISTINYILFKTKDMNPGLLTYETNLTNDWAITFLTILIIITPGSTVIRISKGTNKFLIHSIDVTDKDKKNLLRNIKQYEDLILEVTR from the coding sequence ATGAATCAAGTCGTTCTGAATATTGTGATCGCGTTTTTATGGGTTTTATTTCAAGATGAGGACGAGTTTAAATTCACGACCTTCTTCTCTGGGTATTTAATTGGTGTGATCGTCATCTATATTTTACATCGTTTCTTTGGACAAGAGTTTTATTTGAGAAAAATATGGGTTGCCGTTAAGTTTTTAGTTGTTTACTTATATCAATTAATTACATCTAGTATTAGTACAATTAATTATATTTTGTTTAAAACGAAAGACATGAATCCTGGATTGTTAACGTATGAGACCAATTTAACTAATGATTGGGCAATTACCTTCTTAACGATATTAATTATCATAACGCCAGGTTCAACTGTGATTCGTATATCTAAAGGAACAAATAAATTTTTAATTCATAGTATTGATGTAACGGATAAGGATAAGAAAAATTTATTGCGAAATATTAAACAGTATGAAGATTTAATCTTGGAGGTGACACGATGA
- the mnhD2 gene encoding Na+/H+ antiporter Mnh2 subunit D: protein MMSNLLILPMLLPFLCALILVFIKDKSKVSKFLCIGTMLVTTLISLSLLIYVMNEKPITLDFGGWKSPFGIQFLGDSLSLLMVTVSSFVITLIMAYGFGRGEQRVNRFHLPSFILFLSVGVIGSFLTSDLFNLYVMFEIMLLASFVLVTLGQSVEQLRAAIIYVVLNIIGSWFLLFAIGLLYKSVGTLNFSHIALRLNNMEDNQTVTMISLIFLVAFSSKAALVIFMWLPKAYAVLNTELAALFAALMTKVGAYALIRFFTLLFDSHEGVTHPLLIFMSCLTMIIGAFGVLAYKDIKKIAAYQVILSIGFVILGLGTHTFSGVNGAIFYLANDIVVKTLLFFIVGSLVYISGYRQYHYLSGLAKREPFFGIAFIIMIFAIGGVPPFSGFPGKVLIFKGAIENGNYIGLGLMIVTSLIAMYSLFRILFLMYFGDQDGEEVEFKKIPKHRKGILGILVVVILLMGIGAPEVLNVTENATKMNMDEHQFHQIVNTHLKEGDN, encoded by the coding sequence ATGATGAGTAATTTATTGATTCTACCTATGTTACTTCCATTTCTTTGCGCTTTAATACTTGTCTTTATCAAAGATAAAAGTAAAGTATCTAAATTCTTATGTATTGGCACAATGTTGGTAACAACACTGATATCGTTGTCATTATTAATTTATGTTATGAATGAAAAACCAATTACATTAGATTTCGGTGGATGGAAGTCACCATTTGGTATTCAATTTTTAGGAGATTCATTGAGTTTACTAATGGTAACTGTTTCATCATTTGTCATTACGTTGATTATGGCTTATGGATTTGGGCGTGGAGAGCAACGTGTCAATCGTTTTCATCTTCCATCATTCATTCTATTTTTATCTGTAGGTGTCATTGGTTCGTTTCTAACTTCAGATTTGTTTAATTTATATGTCATGTTTGAAATAATGCTACTTGCTTCGTTTGTACTAGTGACATTAGGACAATCTGTTGAACAATTACGTGCAGCAATTATCTATGTCGTATTGAACATTATCGGATCATGGTTTTTACTTTTCGCGATTGGTTTATTATATAAATCGGTAGGAACACTTAATTTTTCTCATATTGCATTAAGATTAAATAACATGGAAGATAATCAAACCGTGACGATGATTTCACTTATATTCTTGGTGGCATTTAGTTCGAAAGCAGCGTTAGTCATCTTTATGTGGCTACCTAAAGCATATGCGGTTTTAAATACAGAATTGGCCGCACTTTTTGCAGCACTAATGACGAAGGTCGGTGCATATGCATTAATCCGCTTCTTCACTTTATTATTTGACTCTCATGAAGGAGTCACACATCCATTGCTTATTTTTATGTCATGTCTAACAATGATTATTGGTGCTTTTGGTGTTCTAGCATACAAAGATATTAAGAAAATTGCTGCCTATCAAGTCATATTGTCGATTGGTTTTGTCATTCTTGGTTTAGGTACACACACATTTTCAGGTGTTAATGGTGCGATTTTCTATCTAGCTAACGATATTGTTGTTAAAACATTATTATTCTTTATTGTAGGTAGCTTAGTGTATATTTCGGGTTATCGTCAGTACCATTATTTAAGTGGACTAGCCAAGCGCGAACCATTCTTCGGTATAGCATTTATTATTATGATTTTTGCGATTGGTGGTGTACCACCATTTAGTGGATTCCCAGGTAAAGTATTGATATTTAAAGGTGCCATTGAAAATGGAAACTATATTGGTCTAGGATTAATGATTGTAACGAGTCTTATTGCGATGTATAGCTTATTTAGAATACTATTTTTAATGTACTTTGGTGACCAAGACGGTGAAGAGGTTGAATTTAAAAAAATACCTAAACATCGTAAAGGAATTCTAGGTATTCTTGTAGTAGTCATATTATTAATGGGAATCGGTGCACCAGAAGTATTAAATGTCACTGAAAATGCGACTAAGATGAATATGGATGAGCATCAGTTCCATCAAATTGTGAATACGCATTTGAAGGAGGGAGATAATTAG
- the mnhC2 gene encoding Na+/H+ antiporter Mnh2 subunit C, whose amino-acid sequence MNLILLLVIGFLVFIGTYMILSVNLIRIVIGISIYTHAGNLIIMSMGHYGGHMTEPLITGGKAYFVDPLLQAIVLTAIVIGFGMTAFLLVLIYRTYRVTKEDEINVLRGEDDDE is encoded by the coding sequence ATGAATCTTATATTATTACTAGTGATTGGCTTTTTAGTATTTATAGGTACGTATATGATTCTATCTGTTAATTTAATTCGTATCGTCATTGGTATCTCGATTTATACTCATGCAGGTAACCTTATCATCATGAGTATGGGTCATTATGGTGGACATATGACAGAGCCATTAATTACAGGAGGGAAGGCTTACTTTGTTGATCCTTTATTACAAGCCATTGTTTTAACAGCTATTGTCATTGGATTTGGTATGACTGCCTTCTTACTTGTATTAATTTATAGAACATATCGAGTAACTAAAGAAGATGAAATTAACGTATTAAGGGGTGAAGATGATGATGAGTAA
- the mnhB2 gene encoding Na+/H+ antiporter Mnh2 subunit B → MKENDVVLRTVTKVVVFILLTFGFYVFFAGHNNPGGGFIGGLIFSSAFILMFLAFDVKQVLISLPIDFKKLMIIGSLISLATAIVPTFFGKPFLYQTEANIAFPLLGHVHVTTVTLFELGVLLAVVGVIVTVMLSISGGKS, encoded by the coding sequence ATGAAAGAGAATGATGTCGTATTACGAACTGTAACTAAAGTCGTTGTGTTTATACTATTAACGTTTGGATTCTATGTTTTCTTTGCAGGACATAATAATCCGGGCGGTGGCTTTATCGGTGGTTTGATTTTTAGTTCTGCTTTTATTCTGATGTTCCTTGCATTTGATGTTAAGCAAGTGCTTATCAGTTTGCCGATCGATTTTAAAAAGTTAATGATCATAGGTTCTTTGATTTCTTTAGCCACAGCTATTGTCCCTACATTTTTTGGTAAACCGTTTTTATATCAAACTGAAGCCAATATCGCGTTTCCCTTATTAGGTCATGTACATGTCACAACGGTTACACTCTTTGAATTAGGTGTGTTATTAGCCGTTGTGGGTGTCATCGTTACAGTGATGTTGTCGATAAGTGGGGGTAAATCATGA
- the mnhA2 gene encoding Na+/H+ antiporter Mnh2 subunit A, producing the protein MVLIYLMVILLAIMGLVLVTMSHRKLNAWSGYVALSAPIITSIYFISKIPQIVQQQFIAVQIPWMTSLDINVDLRLDGLSLMFALIISLIGVAVFFYATQYLSPQTDNLPRFFFYLLLFMFSMLGIVLSNNTILMYVFWELTSVSSFLLISYWYDNGNSQLGAIQSFMITVFGGLALLTGFIMLFLMTGTNRITDIIDQRHHLINHTLFIPMMLMILLGAFTKSAQFPFHVWLPKAMAAPTPVSAYLHSATMVKAGIFLLFRFTPVLGLSDAYIYIVTFVGLITMLFGSLTALRQYDLKGILAYSTISQLGMMMSMVGIGGGYAQHPSDSLTEFYVLVLFAGLFHLMNHAIFKCALFMGVGIIDHEAGTRDIRYLNGMRKLFPKMHIAMLIAALSMAGVPFLNGFLSKEMFFDSLVKASHLDQFGITLTVIVVTIGVIASIFTFTYALYMVKETFWGKFNTSYFTKKDIHEPWMFSLPSLVLIILIPIIFFIPNLFGQNMILPALRSVTDAGSKIDTIAPHISQWHGVNLPLILSVTVIVVGIVLALSIDWKSLTHRIIKHASITNSYQQVYRQFESYSGYSIRMLMKNKLNHYIIITLLIFVAIIVYGYISVGFPHVHQLHVSQFGPLEVILSIVTLIIGIVLIFIRQRLTMVVLNGVIGFAVTLFFIAMKAPDLALTQLVVETITTILFIVSFSRLPNVPRSKPNMKKEVVKIVVSLITAITVVSLIFITQQADGMPTISKFYENADKLTGGKNIVNAILGDFRALDTLFEGLVLIIAGLGIYTLLTYKDRRGQDERE; encoded by the coding sequence ATGGTCTTGATATACCTAATGGTTATACTGTTAGCCATTATGGGCTTGGTGCTAGTAACCATGTCACATCGCAAATTAAATGCATGGTCTGGTTATGTTGCACTAAGTGCCCCCATAATTACATCAATTTATTTTATCTCGAAGATTCCACAAATTGTGCAACAACAATTTATAGCAGTTCAAATACCTTGGATGACTTCGCTAGATATTAATGTTGACTTGAGGCTAGACGGGCTTAGTTTAATGTTTGCTTTAATTATTTCACTAATTGGTGTAGCAGTATTTTTCTATGCTACACAATACTTATCACCTCAAACAGATAACCTACCTAGATTTTTCTTCTATTTACTATTATTCATGTTCAGTATGTTAGGTATTGTTCTTTCCAATAATACAATTTTAATGTATGTCTTTTGGGAATTAACTAGTGTGTCATCGTTTTTACTTATTTCATATTGGTACGATAACGGTAATAGTCAATTAGGTGCTATTCAATCGTTTATGATAACGGTATTTGGTGGATTGGCATTACTAACAGGATTTATTATGTTGTTTTTGATGACAGGTACAAACAGGATTACGGATATTATAGATCAACGTCATCATTTGATTAACCATACTTTATTCATACCAATGATGTTGATGATTTTATTAGGCGCTTTTACGAAATCAGCACAATTTCCATTTCATGTATGGTTGCCTAAAGCGATGGCTGCACCGACACCAGTTAGTGCATATTTACATTCAGCTACGATGGTCAAAGCAGGTATTTTCTTATTATTCCGCTTCACGCCAGTCTTAGGTTTAAGTGATGCTTATATTTACATCGTCACTTTTGTAGGATTAATCACAATGCTATTTGGTTCGTTAACCGCATTAAGACAATACGATTTAAAAGGTATTTTAGCTTATTCTACAATCAGTCAATTAGGTATGATGATGTCAATGGTAGGTATTGGTGGCGGTTATGCGCAACATCCATCTGATTCATTAACAGAGTTTTATGTTTTAGTTTTATTTGCTGGTTTATTTCATTTAATGAATCATGCCATTTTTAAATGTGCTTTATTTATGGGTGTAGGTATTATTGACCATGAAGCGGGAACAAGAGATATTCGTTATTTAAATGGAATGCGAAAGCTTTTCCCTAAAATGCATATAGCTATGTTGATTGCAGCGCTATCTATGGCGGGTGTGCCATTTTTAAATGGATTTCTAAGTAAAGAAATGTTCTTCGACTCATTAGTGAAGGCGAGTCACTTAGATCAATTTGGCATCACGCTAACAGTAATTGTGGTCACAATAGGCGTAATCGCAAGTATCTTTACTTTCACGTATGCACTTTACATGGTAAAAGAAACATTTTGGGGCAAATTTAATACGTCTTATTTTACGAAAAAAGATATTCATGAACCTTGGATGTTTAGTTTACCTTCATTAGTTTTAATCATACTTATACCAATCATATTCTTTATTCCGAATCTTTTCGGTCAAAATATGATTTTACCAGCTCTTAGATCAGTTACAGACGCAGGTTCGAAAATAGATACGATAGCACCACATATTTCGCAATGGCATGGGGTTAATTTACCGCTTATTCTAAGCGTGACTGTCATTGTTGTAGGCATTGTGTTGGCCTTATCAATAGATTGGAAGTCATTGACACATCGAATCATTAAACATGCTTCGATAACGAATTCGTATCAACAAGTTTATCGACAGTTCGAGTCATATTCTGGATATAGTATTAGAATGTTGATGAAAAATAAACTCAATCACTATATCATCATTACATTGCTGATCTTTGTAGCCATCATTGTCTATGGTTACATTAGTGTCGGCTTTCCACATGTACATCAATTGCATGTGTCTCAATTTGGACCGTTAGAAGTTATTTTATCTATAGTGACATTAATTATCGGAATTGTACTCATCTTTATTCGTCAACGTCTTACAATGGTAGTGCTTAATGGTGTGATTGGCTTTGCAGTAACATTATTCTTTATTGCAATGAAAGCGCCCGATTTAGCATTAACACAACTTGTGGTTGAAACGATAACGACCATTTTATTTATTGTGAGTTTCTCTAGATTACCTAACGTTCCAAGATCTAAGCCAAATATGAAAAAAGAAGTTGTGAAAATTGTTGTGTCACTGATTACTGCAATTACAGTGGTCTCACTGATATTTATTACCCAACAAGCAGACGGTATGCCAACGATTTCTAAATTCTATGAAAATGCGGATAAATTAACAGGCGGTAAGAATATCGTTAATGCCATTTTAGGTGATTTTAGAGCATTAGATACATTGTTTGAAGGCCTTGTACTCATTATTGCAGGTCTTGGTATTTATACATTATTAACTTATAAAGATCGGAGGGGACAAGATGAAAGAGAATGA
- a CDS encoding tyrosine-type recombinase/integrase, which yields MNQVEPIRRTEDIQKMYSVLRSRSQRDYLLFKFAIHTGIKLSELLNMSVQRLKSIESGNIKTTWIDDGELTIQILLPPDLRNELQDYIDYYEIKENDLVFQSIRTGKGLSRQQAYRIINKAAEELDIPHIGLTTLRKTFAYHAYQSGISISIIQKYLGHQTTHETMKFIGIKDKMHNRTVIALNL from the coding sequence ATGAATCAAGTAGAGCCGATTAGAAGAACAGAAGATATACAAAAAATGTATAGTGTGTTGCGATCTCGTTCTCAAAGAGATTATTTATTATTTAAATTTGCAATACATACTGGAATAAAGTTATCAGAATTGTTAAATATGAGTGTTCAACGACTGAAATCAATTGAAAGTGGGAATATAAAAACAACTTGGATTGATGACGGAGAACTAACGATTCAAATTTTATTACCACCAGATTTAAGAAATGAGTTGCAAGACTATATTGACTATTATGAGATTAAGGAAAATGATCTTGTATTTCAGTCAATACGGACGGGGAAAGGATTATCAAGACAACAAGCATATCGTATTATTAATAAAGCAGCTGAAGAGTTAGACATACCACATATCGGATTAACTACATTGAGAAAAACCTTTGCATATCATGCATACCAATCGGGAATATCAATTTCAATAATCCAGAAGTATTTAGGGCATCAAACAACGCATGAAACAATGAAATTTATCGGTATTAAAGATAAAATGCATAATCGTACTGTCATTGCGTTAAATCTATAA
- a CDS encoding DUF1659 domain-containing protein translates to MNEVNQLVVVLTRITYDSEGKAIQHKRRFSNLKPATTDEQIKTFSTIIERLTGESFDKVEAIRTQSIV, encoded by the coding sequence ATGAATGAAGTAAATCAACTGGTGGTTGTTTTAACTCGTATTACTTATGATTCAGAAGGTAAAGCAATCCAACATAAACGCCGTTTTTCAAATTTAAAACCCGCTACCACTGACGAACAAATCAAAACATTTTCAACTATTATTGAACGCTTGACTGGCGAATCATTTGATAAAGTTGAAGCCATTAGAACACAATCAATAGTTTAG
- a CDS encoding DUF2922 domain-containing protein → MKTTLDLVFKSDLDKPIKLQIPENDSALTEQVVKESMNQLLKLDILKSTVGSINKVYAAYIVSKNTQILFENK, encoded by the coding sequence ATGAAAACTACATTAGACCTTGTTTTTAAAAGTGACTTAGACAAACCAATAAAGTTACAAATACCCGAAAATGATAGCGCACTAACCGAACAAGTCGTAAAAGAAAGTATGAATCAATTATTAAAATTAGATATTTTAAAATCAACCGTTGGTTCAATCAACAAAGTCTACGCTGCCTATATTGTATCCAAAAATACCCAAATCCTTTTTGAAAATAAATAA
- a CDS encoding DMT family transporter codes for MALLYFLGIFVGMLIPIQTSVNSRLSQYTRSSFYASTVSFGVGTVCLIILNLIINPHMLTPHFFTEQTFNYHWFVGGLLGVCFLTGNLLLLPRLGAALTVVITVAGQIMMGVVIDTLGLFGASQQPFTFFKAVGIVLLLIGILLMNQIPKDKLLHQSHSNLYIWLIIGFIFGCAPPIQTTINSALAKEVHSSFFASLVSFTIGTIALLILTLIFHRSLKIHQTHPDFGHIKPIYFVGGILGMAFVTSNVILMPFLGAALTTIVGMLGQMLMGVIIDHFGLLGTPKNRITLRKCIGLSCIAIGIILLRLF; via the coding sequence ATGGCTTTACTATATTTTTTAGGTATCTTTGTTGGTATGTTAATTCCTATACAGACATCCGTAAACTCAAGACTAAGTCAATATACCCGATCATCTTTTTATGCTTCAACAGTATCTTTCGGTGTGGGAACCGTATGTTTAATCATCCTGAATTTAATAATCAACCCTCATATGCTCACTCCTCATTTTTTTACTGAACAAACCTTTAATTATCACTGGTTTGTAGGTGGCTTATTAGGCGTATGTTTCTTAACAGGCAACTTATTATTACTACCTAGATTAGGTGCAGCACTTACCGTTGTCATTACAGTAGCTGGTCAAATTATGATGGGTGTTGTCATTGATACATTAGGCTTGTTTGGTGCAAGTCAACAACCGTTCACTTTTTTCAAAGCAGTGGGCATTGTTCTTTTACTTATAGGTATTTTACTGATGAATCAAATTCCTAAAGACAAACTTTTACATCAATCTCATTCGAATTTATATATATGGTTAATCATTGGCTTTATTTTCGGATGTGCACCCCCTATCCAAACGACAATCAATAGTGCATTGGCAAAAGAAGTCCATTCATCATTCTTTGCTTCATTAGTGTCGTTTACGATAGGTACAATCGCTTTACTCATTTTGACATTAATCTTCCATAGAAGCTTAAAAATTCACCAAACACATCCAGATTTTGGTCATATCAAACCAATATACTTTGTGGGAGGTATCTTAGGTATGGCTTTTGTTACCTCTAATGTCATACTAATGCCATTTCTAGGTGCTGCTTTAACTACGATTGTAGGTATGCTCGGTCAAATGTTAATGGGCGTAATAATCGATCACTTTGGTTTACTAGGTACACCTAAAAACAGAATCACACTTCGAAAATGTATTGGTTTGAGTTGTATTGCTATAGGCATTATATTATTACGTTTATTTTAA
- a CDS encoding efflux RND transporter periplasmic adaptor subunit produces MNILNFNKAILFPLILLFIIISPGFGFYLYRSSHSPNQLNHVKTIKTKHETLLSTIGTQEAVENFTLYYDKQYGYIHQFFVKPLTYAKKNSPLLEYFNPSKATQLDDQQLTFKQIQQTFPKLSSSHQQQLTDRTLHQSQFFKDKSEIHTQAYAPISGYVHILNKSPSKNNQPIMQINSKERIIRATISESEKDLLKINQNISIYSNDKNRFIGKIKYISNVPKQINKQTSMYQIEISTRPHYVIGTHFKIKLFSNDIRISKSTLIDNKYVLVKLKNKIVKREVKYNIAKQNGYINVTQGLMLNEDVIVAPSMTLKKSFK; encoded by the coding sequence GTGAACATATTGAACTTCAACAAAGCGATTTTATTTCCTTTAATACTCCTATTCATAATCATTTCCCCAGGATTCGGTTTTTATCTTTATCGTTCTTCTCATTCTCCCAATCAACTTAACCATGTTAAAACGATTAAGACAAAACATGAAACCTTACTTTCCACTATTGGCACACAAGAAGCTGTCGAAAATTTTACTCTTTATTACGACAAACAGTATGGCTATATTCATCAATTCTTCGTTAAACCTCTTACTTACGCTAAAAAGAATTCCCCACTTTTAGAATATTTCAATCCATCGAAGGCAACACAACTTGATGATCAACAACTGACGTTCAAACAAATTCAGCAAACCTTCCCTAAATTATCATCTTCACATCAACAACAGCTCACTGATAGAACACTTCACCAATCACAATTCTTTAAAGATAAATCAGAAATTCATACACAAGCTTACGCCCCTATTAGCGGTTATGTACATATACTAAATAAATCTCCTTCTAAAAATAATCAACCCATAATGCAAATCAATAGCAAAGAACGTATTATTCGTGCTACTATATCAGAATCCGAAAAGGATTTATTAAAAATAAATCAAAATATTTCAATCTATTCTAATGATAAAAATCGTTTCATTGGAAAAATAAAATATATTTCAAATGTCCCAAAACAGATTAATAAGCAAACATCTATGTATCAAATTGAAATATCGACTCGACCACATTATGTTATCGGCACCCACTTCAAAATCAAACTTTTTTCCAATGATATACGTATCTCTAAAAGTACATTAATAGATAACAAATATGTCCTCGTTAAACTCAAAAATAAAATAGTTAAACGTGAGGTTAAATACAATATAGCCAAACAAAATGGGTATATAAATGTTACACAAGGGTTAATGTTAAATGAAGACGTTATTGTCGCACCTTCGATGACTTTAAAAAAGTCTTTCAAATAA
- the sarA gene encoding global transcriptional regulator SarA, translating to MAISKINDCFELLAMVTYADKLKSIIKKEFSISFEEFAVLTYISEHKEEEYYLKDIINHLNYKQPQVVKAVKNLSQEDYFDKKRNEHDERTVLILVNTKQRKKIDELLKRVNKRITEANDENEV from the coding sequence ATGGCTATTTCAAAAATAAATGATTGCTTCGAATTACTAGCAATGGTCACTTATGCTGACAAATTAAAAAGTATTATTAAAAAAGAATTCTCAATTAGTTTTGAGGAATTCGCAGTTTTAACTTATATTAGTGAACACAAAGAAGAGGAATACTATCTTAAAGATATTATCAACCACTTAAACTACAAACAACCACAAGTTGTAAAAGCTGTTAAAAACTTATCACAAGAAGATTATTTCGATAAAAAACGTAATGAACATGACGAAAGAACAGTATTAATTTTAGTTAATACTAAACAACGTAAAAAAATCGATGAATTATTAAAACGTGTTAACAAACGAATCACTGAAGCTAACGACGAAAACGAAGTATAA
- a CDS encoding alpha/beta fold hydrolase, translating into MDKILLGNGIEIAYRDVGQGIPIVLIHGLDGNLAAFKQLSQQLSDRYRVITYDVRGHGKSSRCEAFDLEDHIEDLYILMERLNISSAHILGHDMGGLIGKRFTEKYPFKTISLTAVASKREDITHGFTKLMVEHQDLVAGFNKSEAVLLLFPILFKEQDNTMKWFQDQRMYYRQTSEESAIAIRALISYNAQEQEERPLVNVPTLIINGFYDPLIKDKNNYCVDDHFENITKMVFNDSGHAPHIEEPEKFVKVYTDFISSIEHWIER; encoded by the coding sequence ATGGACAAAATTCTATTAGGCAATGGTATTGAAATTGCTTATCGTGATGTAGGGCAAGGCATTCCCATCGTATTAATTCATGGATTAGATGGCAACTTAGCAGCATTTAAACAATTATCACAACAGTTAAGTGATCGCTATAGAGTCATAACTTATGATGTACGTGGTCATGGGAAATCATCGAGATGTGAGGCTTTTGATTTAGAAGATCATATCGAAGATTTATATATATTAATGGAGAGATTAAATATAAGTTCTGCACATATTTTAGGACATGATATGGGTGGATTAATCGGTAAAAGATTTACTGAAAAATATCCATTTAAGACCATTTCATTAACTGCAGTCGCTTCAAAAAGAGAGGATATTACCCACGGATTCACTAAATTAATGGTAGAACACCAAGATTTAGTTGCAGGATTTAATAAATCCGAGGCAGTTCTATTACTATTTCCTATTTTATTTAAAGAACAAGATAATACTATGAAATGGTTTCAAGATCAAAGAATGTATTATAGGCAAACATCAGAGGAAAGTGCTATTGCTATAAGAGCACTAATCTCTTATAATGCACAGGAACAAGAAGAACGTCCTTTAGTCAATGTACCAACATTAATCATTAATGGATTTTATGATCCTCTGATTAAGGATAAAAATAATTATTGTGTAGACGATCATTTTGAAAATATTACTAAAATGGTATTTAATGACTCAGGTCATGCACCACATATCGAAGAACCAGAAAAATTTGTAAAAGTATATACGGACTTTATTAGTTCAATTGAACATTGGATTGAAAGATAA
- a CDS encoding SA0570 family protein has translation MKKLMASLLVSGLVVTGVNVNHVEAATGNSIQTVQQITQGDQSLENVKLGESMQSVLGKYSNPIYSYNENGSEHYYEFRTNKGVLLVTADGKKDRGHVTRVSMTYNKANGPTYNAVKRSVSPNASSRVHYNHVTGNFGYIKDKNASYQFSSNSPKDKNVKLYRVDLGK, from the coding sequence ATGAAAAAGTTAATGGCATCATTACTTGTTTCAGGTCTAGTTGTCACAGGAGTAAACGTTAATCACGTTGAAGCAGCAACTGGTAATTCAATTCAAACAGTTCAACAAATCACACAAGGTGATCAATCATTAGAAAATGTAAAATTAGGCGAATCAATGCAAAGCGTCTTAGGTAAATATAGCAATCCTATTTATTCTTATAATGAAAATGGTTCAGAACATTACTATGAATTTAGAACAAATAAAGGTGTATTATTAGTAACAGCAGATGGGAAAAAAGATAGAGGTCATGTGACACGTGTATCTATGACTTATAATAAAGCTAATGGGCCAACATATAATGCAGTTAAACGTAGTGTAAGTCCAAATGCTTCAAGTCGTGTCCACTATAATCATGTCACTGGTAATTTTGGATATATCAAAGATAAAAATGCTAGCTATCAATTTAGTTCAAATTCACCTAAAGATAAAAATGTTAAACTTTATAGAGTAGATTTAGGTAAATAA